Proteins from a genomic interval of Medicago truncatula cultivar Jemalong A17 chromosome 3, MtrunA17r5.0-ANR, whole genome shotgun sequence:
- the LOC11410353 gene encoding protein SMAX1-LIKE 8 — MPTPVSSARQCLTPEAIQALNDAVAVAKRRGHAQTTSLHAISALLSLPSSSILRDACSRSRNSAYSPRLQFKALDLCLSVSLDRSPSSHNNVSSDHEPPVSNSLMAAIKRSQANQRRHPDNFHFYHQQQQLQSQQTFSVSSVKVELQHLVLSVLDDPVVSRVFAEAGFRSSEIKLAILRPLPHLFRRGPPVFLCNLPEQPRRGAGFGFGLGFPFLSGVGDVDENFRRIGEILVRSKGKNPLLLGACGNDALRSFTEAVEKRREGVLPLELDGLRVICIGKELESGDCEVVSLKLKQIAAIVEECVGPGVIVSFGELKSFVNDDGGFVEELGKLLKIHYDKFWLAGAADSYESYLKFLGRFPSVEKDWDLQILPITSVKASESYQRPRSSLMDSFVPLGGFFSSQSDLRGPLNGSFGCVPHDNQFGEKCEHEVLGASNERFSVSAPDPYPSNLPQWLKTTEFGTTKTLTVKTKDDGVLGDSSESCTPRNNLDNICQVLHQRIPKANTCHTVVGFHCADNKNEDADNHSSKIVDKSSKEYINLNSHAPVGVQTMSALQSSNSFPSFFLAKQVKNIPNLTDMFQNVKDLESGDLRSCNISSSSVSDGSQLSPTSVTSVTTDLGLGICSSPTSNKLTKAAVQYTMEPPKEIPNRFTSSFNLDEEIIRMRPSQSSSCLTFDYYQQADDARNPKVLFEALSKAVRWQDEAIRAIIKTIVCGSTKSAKDHGLNQRGDKWMNFVGPDRHGKKKIAVSLAELLYGSRENFTFVDLSSKEMNGCNVKFRGKSHLDFLVDECCKKPLSVVFIENVDKADIVAQSSLSQAIKTGKITDSHGREVSANNAIFVFSFSGYQNSLMQTREPSNYSEERMLSVRGGGIKIKVEHMVRDIRNQSIGVPNNSINIIPNLNFINKRKLIGDNELHDPHLLADAAKRAHTTSNRLLDLNLPAEENEQKQTDDGNFEHVSTENQNLWLQDLYNQVDETVVFKPYDFDSLDDRVLKLVRNNFNKILGSECALQIQTEVMDQLLAAAYVSDSDTEVENWVQQVLYGGFTEVRRRYNLTASSIVKLVTCPEQASSVHLPPRIVLD; from the exons ATGCCAACACCAGTATCATCAGCAAGACAATGCTTAACACCAGAAGCAATCCAAGCTTTAAACGACGCAGTAGCCGTCGCAAAACGCCGCGGACACGCACAAACAACCTCGCTTCACGCAATATCCGCTTTGTTATCTCTTCCATCTTCTTCAATCCTCCGCGACGCATGTTCTCGTTCGAGAAACTCGGCTTACTCACCACGCTTACAGTTCAAAGCACTTGATCTTTGTCTCTCAGTATCACTTGACCGTTCACCTTCTTCGCATAACAACGTTTCATCTGATCATGAACCACCGGTTTCGAATTCGCTTATGGCGGCGATTAAACGATCTCAGGCGAATCAACGGCGTCATCCTGATAATTTCCATTTCTATCATCAGCAGCAACAGTTGCAGAGTCAACAAACGTTTTCTGTTAGTTCTGTTAAAGTTGAGTTGCAGCATTTGGTTTTGTCAGTTCTTGATGACCCGGTTGTTAGTAGAGTTTTCGCTGAAGCTGGTTTTCGAAGCTCCGAGATTAAGCTTGCAATTCTCCGGCCACTTCCCCATCTCTTCCGTCGTGGTCCACCGGTTTTTCTGTGTAACCTGCCGGAGCAGCCACGCCGGGGGGCTGGGTTTGGATTTGGATTAGGCTTTCCGTTTTTATCTGGGGTTGGTGATGTAGATGAGAATTTCCGGAGAATTGGGGAGATTCTTGTTCGAAGTAAAGGGAAAAATCCTCTGCTTCTTGGAGCATGTGGTAACGATGCTCTGAGAAGCTTTACCGAGGCTGTGGAGAAGCGGAGAGAAGGAGTTTTACCTTTGGAACTTGACGGGTTGCGAGTGATTTGTATTGGGAAGGAGTTAGAGAGTGGTGACTGCGAGGTGGTGAGTTTGAAGTTAAAGCAGATTGCTGCCATAGTGGAGGAGTGTGTGGGACCGGGTGTTATAGTGAGTTTTGGAGAGTTGAAGTCTTTTGTCAACGATGATGGTGGGTTTGTTGAAGAATTAGGGAAATTGTTGAAGATTCATTATGATAAGTTTTGGTTAGCAGGTGCAGCTGATAGTTATGAAAGTTACTTGAAATTTCTGGGTAGGTTTCCTTCTGTGGAGAAAGATTGGGATTTGCAGATTCTTCCTATTACTTCTGTTAAGGCTTCTGAATCATATCAGAGACCCAGGTCCAG cTTAATGGATTCATTTGTACCACTTGGTGGCTTTTTTTCATCACAGTCCGATTTGAGAGGTCCACTAAATGGTTCATTTGGTTGTGTTCCTCATGATAATCAATTTGGTGAAAAATGTGAACATGAAGTTCTTGGTGCTTCAAATGAAAGATTTTCGGTTTCAGCTCCTGATCCATACCCATCTAACTTACCTCAATGGTTGAAGACTACAGAATTTGGCACAACAAAAACATTGACTGTTAAG ACCAAAGATGATGGTGTTTTGGGGGATAGTAGTGAATCTTGTACGCCGCGTAATAACTTGGACAACATATGCCAAGTTTTGCATCAGCGAATTCCCAAGGCAAATACTTGTCATACTGTTGTGGGATTTCATTGTGCTGACAACAAAAACGAAGACGCCGACAACCACAGCAGCAAAATCGTAGACAAATCAtctaaagaatacatcaatctCAACTCTCATGCACCTGTTGGCGTTCAAACGATGTCTGCATTACAATCCAGCAattcttttccttctttcttcttGGCAAAACAGGTGAAAAATATTCCAAATCTAACTGATATGTTCCAGAATGTAAAAGATCTTGAGTCAGGTGACCTAAGATCATGCAACATCTCCAGTTCAAGTGTGTCCGATGGTAGTCAACTATCTCCCACATCTGTGACTTCAGTAACAACAGATCTCGGCTTAGGTATATGCTCTTCTCCTACCAGCAATAAATTGACAAAAGCTGCAGTTCAATATACAATGGAGCCTCCAAAGGAAATCCCTAATCGATTTACTTCAAGCTTTAATTTGGATGAAGAGATTATCAGGATGCGTCCGTCCCAATCTTCATCCTGCTTAACTTTTGACTATTATCAACAAGCTGATGACGCTAGAAATCCCAAAGTTCTTTTTGAAGCTCTTTCCAAGGCGGTAAGATGGCAAGATGAAGCCATAAGGGCTATTATTAAAACAATAGTCTGTGGCTCAACAAAAAGTGCTAAAGACCATGGGTTAAATCAACGTGGGGACAAGTGGATGAATTTTGTTGGACCCGATAGGCAtggtaaaaagaaaattgcTGTTTCTCTAGCTGAATTACTGTATGGAAGCCGGGAAAACTTTACTTTTGTGGATCTGAGTTCCAAAGAAATGAATGGATGTAATGTGAAATTCAGAGGGAAGTCTCACCTTGATTTTCTCGTAGATGAGTGCTGCAAGAAACCATTGTCTGTGGTTTTCATTGAAAATGTTGATAAAGCGGATATAGTAGCTCAAAGCAGTTTGTCTCAAGCCATCAAGACAGGAAAAATCACAGACTCGCATGGACGAGAAGTTAGTGCAAACAATgcaatatttgttttttctttctcaggTTACCAAAATAGTTTGATGCAAACAAGGGAACCTTCCAACTATTCTGAGGAAAGAATGCTGAGTGTACGGGGCGGAGGTATCAAGATCAAAGTTGAACATATGGTTAGAGACATCAGAAACCAAAGCATCGGTGtacctaacaattcaataaacaTCATTCCTAAtctaaatttcataaacaaacgAAAATTGATTGGTGACAATGAACTTCACGATCCCCATTTACTCGCAGATGCGGCTAAAAGGGCACATACAACATCAAACCGGCTTTTAGATTTGAATCTTCCAGCTGAAGAGAATGAACAGAAACAGACAGATGATGGAAACTTTGAACATGTCTCAACTGAGAACCAAAACCTTTGGTTGCAAGATTTGTATAATCAGGTTGATGAAACAGTTGTTTTTAAACCATATGATTTTGATTCCCTTGATGATAGAGTGTTGAAATTGGTAAGAAATAACTTCAACAAAATTCTTGGATCCGAGTGTGCCTTACAAATCCAAACAGAAGTCATGGATCAATTGCTTGCAGCTGCATACGTCTCGGACAGTGATACGGAGGTGGAGAACTGGGTTCAGCAAGTTCTCTATGGTGGATTCACTGAAGTGCGGAGAAGATACAATCTCACCGCCAGTTCTATTGTGAAACTTGTTACATGTCCAGAGCAAGCTTCAAGTGTGCACCTTCCACCAAGGATAGTTTTAGATTGA
- the LOC11411270 gene encoding carboxy-terminal domain RNA polymerase II polypeptide A small phosphatase 1, with translation MYSPITQQAWKAVLSWFGFFYQIFSQIIGSFADNYPLLSLSSNSSFKPLSSLDHESAVQIIEDADHQQPQKLTVVLDLDETLICAYETSSVSDELKTQATQAGLNWFELECVFDNKEADGEPIINYVTVFERPGLKEFLKQLSEFADLVLFTAGVEGYARPLVDRIDTENWFSLRLYRPSTIRTEHREYVKDLTCISKDLCNIVIVDNNPYSFLLQPDNGIPCVPFSAGQPHDTQLLDVILPILKDLSDQKDVRHVLYEKYHMPEWFQQHGIPAPS, from the exons ATGTACTCACCAATAACTCAGCAAGCATGGAAGGCAGTGTTGAGTTGGTTTGGTTTCTTCTATCAAATATTTTCTCAGATTATTGGATCATTCGCGGATAATTATCCTTTACTTTCTTTGTCTTCCAATTCTTCCTTCAAACCTCTATCATCTTTGGATCATGAATCCGCTGTTCAGATCATTGAGGACGCGGATCACCAACAGCCACAAAAGCTCACG GTAGTGCTTGACTTGGATGAAACACTGATATGTGCATATGAGACATCAAGTGTGTCAGATGAGCTAAAAACTCAAGCAACTCAAGCTGGTTTAAATTGGTTTGAGCTCGAATGTGTATTCGATAACAAG GAAGCAGATGGAGAACCAATAATCAATTATGTTACCGTCTTTGAACGCCCCGGGCTGAAAGAATTCTTAAAGCAACTTAGCGAATTTGCTGACCTGGTTCTGTTTACTGCTGGTGTTGAAG GTTATGCTAGACCACTTGTTGACAGAATAGACACAGAAAACTGGTTTAGTCTAAGACTTTATCGACCCTCAACAATTCGCAC CGAACATCGGGAGTATGTAAAAGATCTTACATGCATATCAAAGGATCTATGCAACATTGTTATTGTAGACAACAATCCCTATAGCTTTTTATTGCAACCAGACAATGGAATTCCATGCGTACCATTTTCGGCAGGACAACCACATGACACTCAG CTTCTAGATGTTATTCTTCCAATTCTCAAGGACCTCTCTGACCAGAAAGATGTTAGACATGTGCTCTATGAAAAGTATCATATGCCTGAATGGTTTCAACAACATGGGATTCCAGCTCCCAGTTGA